A genome region from Prionailurus viverrinus isolate Anna chromosome A3, UM_Priviv_1.0, whole genome shotgun sequence includes the following:
- the RAB1A gene encoding ras-related protein Rab-1A → MSSMNPEYDYLFKLLLIGDSGVGKSCLLLRFADDTYTESYISTIGVDFKIRTIELDGKTIKLQIWDTAGQERFRTITSSYYRGAHGIIVVYDVTDQESFNNVKQWLQEIDRYASENVNKLLVGNKCDLTTKKVVDYTTAKEFADSLGIPFLETSAKNATNVEQSFMTMAAEIKKRMGPGATAGGAEKSNVKIQSTPVKQSGGGCC, encoded by the exons tgattATTTATTCAAGTTACTTCTGATTGGCGACTCTGGGGTTGGAAAGTCTTGCCTCCTCCTTAGGTTTGCA gatGATACATATACAGAAAGCTACATCAGCACAATTGGTGTGGATTTCAAAATAAGAACTATAGAGTTAGATGGGAAAACAATCAAGCTTCAAATA TGGGACACAGCAGGCCAAGAAAGATTCCGAACAATCACCTCCAGTTATTACAGAGGAGCCCATGGCATCATAGTTGTGTATGATGTGACAGATCAG GAGTCCTTCAATAATGTTAAACAGTGGCTGCAGGAAATAGACCGTTATGCCAGTGAAAACGTCAACAAGTTGTTGGTAGGGAACAAATGCGATCTGACCACAAAGAAAGTAGTAGACTACACAACAGCAAAG GAATTTGCAGATTCCCTTGGAATTCCATTTTTGGAAACCAGTGCTAAGAATGCAACGAATGTAGAACAGTCTTTCATGACGATGGCAGCTGAGATTAAAAAGCGAATGGGTCCTGGAGCAACAGCTGGTGGTGCAGAGAAGTCCAATGTTAAAATTCAGAGCACTCCGGTCAAGCAGTCAGGTGGAGGTTGCTGCTAA